A stretch of Synechococcus sp. WH 8020 DNA encodes these proteins:
- a CDS encoding HAD family hydrolase, with amino-acid sequence MAHLSLRNHSLGLIHGVLFDKDGTLSHSEPHLIELADARIEEIIRVFASRGASTDVQAQLKGLLKRAMGRCDSGLIPDGPLAVASRQHNLLSTATIFCLFDLSWPQALVLAEEIFDTVDRIHKQHSTKASLSPRPPLPHSKELLNELHRAGVICAVISNDTQHGIEQFLQDHGLSHLITGIWSADDTPCKPDPGAVHGLCRQLNLNPSQCALIGDADSDLLMARRAGIGYALGYVAGWHRTPDLTSHQYLIHHWQELRVEQAD; translated from the coding sequence ATGGCTCATTTATCTCTTAGAAACCATTCACTTGGCTTAATCCATGGGGTGCTGTTCGACAAGGACGGCACCCTTTCCCATAGCGAACCCCATCTCATTGAGCTGGCCGACGCCAGGATTGAGGAAATTATTCGCGTTTTTGCATCCCGTGGCGCATCAACCGACGTGCAAGCCCAACTGAAGGGGTTGCTTAAGCGCGCGATGGGCCGCTGCGACTCCGGCTTGATTCCAGATGGACCGTTGGCCGTCGCTTCCCGTCAACACAATCTGTTGAGCACGGCAACCATTTTCTGTTTATTTGATCTGAGCTGGCCTCAAGCACTCGTGCTTGCAGAAGAGATCTTTGACACCGTGGACCGTATCCACAAACAACACTCCACAAAAGCAAGCCTGAGCCCCAGGCCCCCTTTGCCCCACTCAAAGGAATTGCTTAACGAGCTACATCGCGCCGGTGTGATCTGTGCCGTGATCAGCAATGACACCCAGCATGGAATCGAACAGTTTCTTCAAGACCATGGCTTGAGCCACTTGATCACCGGAATCTGGAGCGCTGATGACACCCCGTGCAAACCAGACCCCGGCGCCGTGCATGGTCTGTGCAGACAGCTGAATTTGAATCCATCGCAATGCGCACTGATCGGGGATGCAGACTCAGATCTGCTGATGGCACGCCGCGCAGGCATTGGTTATGCACTTGGGTACGTAGCGGGATGGCATCGAACCCCCGACCTGACATCCCATCAATATTTGATCCATCACTGGCAAGAGCTAAGGGTTGAACAAGCTGATTAG
- the nrdR gene encoding transcriptional regulator NrdR: protein MQCPSCQNTDSRVLESRAAEGGRSVRRRRECLNCEFRFTTYERVEMVPITVIKRNGHREIFNRSKLLHGLSRACEKTELTPSKLEEIVDNLELSLQQSSSREITSSEIGELVLSHLKGLSEVAYVRFASVYRHFRSVSDFVSTLEGMNADKAELAALV, encoded by the coding sequence ATGCAGTGCCCCTCCTGCCAAAACACAGATAGCCGGGTTCTCGAGTCGAGAGCTGCCGAGGGTGGAAGGAGTGTGCGCAGGCGTCGTGAATGCCTGAATTGTGAATTCCGATTCACAACGTACGAGCGGGTAGAGATGGTTCCAATCACCGTGATCAAACGCAATGGTCATCGTGAGATTTTTAACCGCAGCAAACTGCTTCACGGCCTAAGCCGAGCCTGCGAAAAAACTGAGTTAACGCCCAGCAAGCTCGAAGAGATCGTTGACAATCTCGAACTCAGTCTTCAGCAAAGCAGTAGCCGTGAGATCACCAGTTCAGAGATTGGTGAATTGGTTCTAAGTCATCTCAAGGGGCTCAGCGAAGTCGCCTACGTGCGTTTTGCCTCGGTGTATCGACACTTCCGAAGCGTCAGCGATTTCGTCTCCACGCTTGAAGGGATGAACGCAGACAAAGCTGAACTCGCCGCACTCGTCTAA
- a CDS encoding 30S ribosomal protein S1 — translation MTVTPTDPAQDLAVNTTTPIDESTAVEATADQADFGTDEDLSIPEDIPTADDPSSRANPKDLDGAGFTIDDFASLLSKYDYNFKPGDIVNGTVFALETKGAMIDIGAKTAAFMPLQEVSINRVEGLSDVLQPGEIREFFIMSEENEDGQLSLSVRRIEYQRAWERVRQLQKEDATIYSEVFATNRGGALVRVEGLRGFIPGSHISTRKPKEELVADFLPLKFLEVDEERNRLVLSHRRALVERKMNRLEVGEVVIGTVRGIKPYGAFIDIGGVSGLLHISEISHEHIETPHSVLNVNDQMKVMIIDLDAERGRISLSTKALEPEPGDMLTDPQKVFDKAEEMAARYKQMLLEQAEEGEEPLSSMMV, via the coding sequence ATGACTGTTACCCCAACCGATCCGGCTCAGGATCTCGCTGTGAACACCACCACTCCCATCGACGAGAGCACTGCCGTCGAAGCCACAGCGGACCAAGCCGATTTCGGAACGGACGAAGATCTCAGTATCCCGGAAGACATTCCTACCGCGGATGATCCCAGCAGTCGTGCCAACCCTAAGGATTTGGATGGGGCAGGCTTCACGATTGACGATTTCGCCTCACTGCTTAGCAAGTACGACTACAACTTCAAGCCAGGCGACATTGTTAACGGCACAGTGTTCGCTCTGGAGACAAAGGGGGCGATGATTGATATCGGCGCCAAAACCGCCGCTTTCATGCCACTCCAAGAGGTCTCCATCAACAGGGTGGAAGGTCTCAGCGACGTGTTGCAACCCGGTGAGATTCGGGAATTCTTCATCATGAGTGAAGAAAACGAAGACGGCCAACTCTCTCTCTCGGTTCGCCGGATCGAGTATCAGCGTGCCTGGGAACGGGTTCGGCAGCTGCAAAAAGAAGACGCCACCATTTATTCAGAAGTGTTCGCCACCAACCGTGGTGGTGCGCTCGTTCGGGTGGAAGGCCTTCGCGGCTTTATCCCTGGATCCCACATCAGCACGCGCAAACCGAAAGAAGAGCTGGTTGCAGACTTCTTGCCTCTCAAATTCCTTGAAGTCGACGAAGAGCGCAATCGCCTGGTTCTCAGCCATCGCCGCGCCTTGGTCGAGCGCAAGATGAATCGCCTTGAGGTCGGCGAAGTGGTGATCGGAACCGTTCGTGGCATCAAGCCTTACGGCGCGTTTATCGACATCGGTGGGGTGAGCGGTTTGCTTCACATTTCCGAAATCAGTCACGAGCACATCGAAACACCCCATTCCGTGCTGAACGTGAATGATCAAATGAAGGTGATGATCATCGATCTCGATGCTGAGCGCGGTCGGATCTCACTGTCTACCAAGGCTCTGGAGCCAGAACCCGGTGACATGCTCACAGACCCTCAAAAGGTCTTTGACAAGGCTGAGGAAATGGCTGCTCGCTACAAGCAGATGCTTCTTGAGCAAGCGGAAGAAGGAGAAGAGCCGTTGAGCTCGATGATGGTCTGA